The region gagttgccttggccatgtgtctctccacagcagcagaacagtACTAAGACACAACTGTGCCGTAAGTGTCCCTTAGACTGTTCCCCATGCACAGCAGAAAGTGCAAGTGAGCGGACACTGTTCAGAACTAAGCACCCGAAGCAGTGCCTTCTGGCCCTGCCACCTGTGATACCTCTCCCTCTCTAAGAAGCACTCTGGGCCTAGCTTGCTTCACTGCTTTTAACATTTAGAGGAATTGATTTTTAAGCACTTACATCTTAGGAGGCACTTCTATATTCCTGTCTACTGTCTGTTCATTGAAAAGTTTTATGGGAACAAAGAGGCCATTTCCTATAAATGTGTTTGTGCATTTACTATATTGACCATTGGCTTTTACACACAGGTACCTAATGAGGGCTTGTCACCTGACGGTTAACTAGATATTGTATAATCTTGTGTGTGGCTTTCCTCCCCAAACtctactttctatttatttatttgtttgtttgtttgtttgtttatttaagatttctgcctcctccctgccaccacctcccatttccctccccctcccccaaccaacttcacctccctcagcagcccgaagagcagtcagggttccctgccctgtgggaagtccaaggaccacccacctccttccaggtctagtaaggtgagcatccaaacagcctaggctcccacaaagccagtacatgcagtaggatcaaaacccagtgccattgttcttggcttctcagcagtcctcattgtccactatgttcagcgagtccggctttatcccatgcttttttagacgcAATccagcagctggccttggtgagttcccaaaagatcatccccattgtctcagtatgtgggtgcacccctcgcggtcctgagttccttgctcgtgttctctctccttctgctcctgatttggaccttaggatttcagtccagtgctccaatgtgggtctctgtctctgtctcctttcatcgcctgatgaaggttaatatccaggaggataactatatgtttttctttgggttcaccttcttatttaacttctctaggatcacgaattataggctcaatgtcctttatttatggctagaaaccaattatgagtgagtacatcccatgttcctctttttttgggtctggcttacctgagtgaggtaagccaaacTCTACTTTCTTAACTCTGAGCTGTGTTTGTTGTAATCAGAGTTTCTGGCTTGTCACATGTGTGCTATTGCTCTGATTCACACTCTTCTAATGAGCTAGGAACTCTGAAGGTGACAGGAGAAGCTGCTGGGGTGGTGAAAATGTGCTATGAGTTGGTGTGAGAAgcttttcttgaatattttagaaCACAAACATTGTGCCCCAGTGTTCATTTTGGTCACTTAGCCATTCAGTGAATTTcctttaattcttaaaattattatttttaggttttatgtgtatggttttgcttgcatgtatgtctgtgcatcacatacatgcagtgcccacagagaccagaagagggcactggattccctggaactgcagtaGCAAAGTTTATAAGCtgtcatgtggtttctgggaattgagcctgggtcctccagaagaagAACCCtgtcgagccatctctccagcttgctgTCAATTCTTACGCAGTCTGTAGATGTGTGTGTTaggctgagagatgactcagctgttgaAGGCTAGACTCACACCAAATGTCAGATGAATACAGTGTTAGTTGGTTTTCCTTAGACATATTTCTGTACTGAAAATGAGAGGTGAAAAATGTGTCTTGTTCTTTACACTGAAAATAAACTCTCCCGTACCTGCACGAGTTCCCACCTCTGCCTGTCTCTTACTTGCTAGTTTAAAATTCCTTCTCCTGAGAAATGCAGACCTTTTGCCTACAACTCCATACTTTGCTTGTGCATCCTGTATTTATTCAAAGGCTTTCAGAATAAACACCAATGGCTGTTGCTGAATAAAGGTGGGTGTCCGTGCCTAAATGTGGAGGATGTGTGTTTTCTCATACGTGTTCTCGTCTTCATCGAGTTTCTTCCCCACCAGCTTCCTTCACTTCGGGTTTTTTCAAGTTCTTCTTCTTTGGGTCTTCCTTACACACTCTAGCTGTCtacctttcttttgtttcctacAGTAGAACCTCAGCCAGTGATTCTGTGTTGAGTGAGAAGAGCCGAGAAGCACAGGACAGTTACATTTGTCTGGTGTGTGGGCATTGTCCCATTTTGGTTTTGCTTCCATggttttgaagggaaaaaaaaactagatgaAATGGATGGAGTGAGGGTTCTTGAACTTTGCGTTTGACAAGGTCAACCATGACTGTAAAATTATAAAGTATGGAGATGAGGAAACTCTAGTTTTCaactttttgaaaataataaagccaGATGTCTTAAATCCCAGACCCGCAAACATAATATGTATGTGAGGGAAGAAGCGCTGAATGGATCAGCTGGAATAGATGTTTGAGCATGAAGAAAGCAGAGTACATGATTGCTAGCTCCATTGAGAACGCCTTGTCTAttaggctggttttgtttttactgaagGTTGTTCATTTAGTGAGTCAGAAAATCACTGTTAACGTACAGAGTAAAGCATTTGGCAGGGTCTTTAGGACATTTAGGATTACGCTGAAAATGCGGCCTGCAAGTCTTACCCCAAACTGTGTGTCATTATCATCTGGACTATTGAAAACCATTATGGAAGCACTATGTGTTCATAGCAGACGTTTATGGCAACTAAGACAACATAATGATCCTCTGTTCCAGAGCACTTCTGTTTTGTTAACCAGCACTAACTAGTGCCTGTTCCTTACCTTCGTGCCTCAGATGCAGGCTTAGAACTGTATAGAATTTGTAATAAATGGGTTATTTTCTGCATGCTATTGGTAACTCACTTCACTTCTGGTTCatgttaaaaaatattaacataacAGTAGACATAAAAACTTATATTATGTACCttgtttcattgtattttatttcataattttagaaATCCTCCAGTTAAGCGTGTAGGTATTTTTTTCTAACACACATTGCAGTTGTGAGCATtatacatgctaagcaaatgctctGCCACAACTACTTATTGTCTGTGTCATGTaggttccaaggatcaaacttGAGTACTCTGGCTTGGcagcctttaccctctgagccattctCTGGACCCTGCACAGTACTGATGCTGGCAACGTATTTAAAGGATGATGTTGCTCATTCTCCCCTTCTAAACAGAGCGTTGTATTTCTCTTAAAGTACCCTAAAGAAGTGGGTCTATAACTGTTAGGTACCAATTAAAACTTTCTTTAAGAAGCTTGCAGTGTGAGAGTTCTAGGAGTAATAAACATGGTatccctttccccaccccctaAATACAGCCGAAATAACAAGGTTGTGGTGACTAGAGTCACACAAAAATATCACATCTCTATATTCACAGCAATGCATGCAGATCATAGTAAGTATCAGTTAAGTGGATCATTAAGTGACTATTTGAAGAAAGCAAAGCCTTATTTCAAATGACAAAAAACTTTTATAATAATGGATAAAACATTTTGCAGTTTTTCCAAACGAAGTCCTTTCATGGTAATCTACATTAGTTTCATGGTAATCTGGTAATGTTATaatagagaatttaaaaatatttcttgctAACTAGCCATTTTATTGCACTTTCCTTCAATTCCTTACAATTCTGTGTTAATTATTTACAATATGAAACTAAaatagactggagagatggttttgtGGTTAAGTACACTGGTTGCTTAAGAACTTTAATTCCCAGTGCTTACAACCATTTGAAACTCCACTTCTCAGGGTTCTAGGTACTAGGCACGCAAATGGTGTCCATACATATattcagacaaaacacacaaattttttttaattaaagaaattacCTAATGTAGTTTTCAttctttccaaatttcttttcctgtcttcacATTTTTAAGTAGAATGTTTTTAGGATGCTTGTCTCCAGTTGAAGAGTATGTTTCTTTAAACAATAAGTTATACTGTGGGAAATACCCAAAATAATAAGAATGTGGGGAGAACTTTGGGACCACAGTAAGTTATCAAGTAACTTGCAACTTGCAACTCTGACAGATCTGTTTGAAACTGAAAGCGAAAACTTTATTGATTTCAAAGGCATGCGTTAGAATGAAAATAACATAATGTTAAGACTCAACCACTGGCCAGTTGTGTTAGGAATAAGAGCATCAGCTTTGCACGGAAAATGTGTGACAGTGTGTcttaagaaaacagaagaatcaaGTGTTAGGTGAAGTTAGCTGTGTTTCAGTGCCGTTTATCTAAACTTGCCACCTGTCAGTTACTGACATTTTCTCTACACAGACAGTCTGCAGTTGTTAATACTGTGTCTCTGAGACTAGATGCCCATCAGCCCATCATTCCTGTATTTGTTTTACTTATGAATTTATCTTTCCTTTAGGTAAGGAGGAAGAATACCCAAAGAAACCCTTGGGACAGCTTGCACCCGAGTCTAATTCTGCTTGTATTAGTCAGTTGAGCAATGGACAAAGAAGTGTTGGCAGGCCCAGCCCCCAGCTAAGCAGCAGAGGAGAAAGTGGATCACCTCACAAGAAGCATGAGCATTCCCCTGCCCACCACAGCAGAACCAGTACCCCAGAAAGAGTCCGGCCACCAAGACGGAAGTCAGTGGATGACGATAGTAAACACCTGAAGCCTTCGTCAGGTCCACAGGACAGTTCCAGACACTACAACCATGCAGCTGCTAACCAGAATAGCAATGCAATTTCAAACATCAGAAAGGAATTTATGCCCAAATGGAAAAAACCATCAGATGCCTCAGTGATTGAAAGAACTGCTAAATATGCCATCGAAGGCAGAAGTCATTCAGCGTACCCCACTCCTACAGTTGCCATTCCAGGTTCTGCTGAGACCCGAATGTCAAACTCAAGGCAGAAGATGAAGTATTTTGATGGCAGTGATGGGAAGCGGGGTTCTAATGCTTCCCAGTATGACAATGTGCCTGGGGGTGAGAATGAAAACGGAGCCTCTGTGGAAGAGGCCCCAGAACGGACCCACCCTCACAATCCAAGAAAGCACACTGAGCCAAATTCCAGCCCATCAAAAGTATCcaacaagtttactttgaaagtacAGCCTCCCAGCCATGTGCGATACCCATCCCAGTTAGAAGGGGAGGAGCACAGAGCTGCATATCCACCCTCCTACAGCAACCCCCCTGGTTACCATGGAAACTCTCCAAAACACATACCTGTTGCCCAGAGCAGCTTTGTGTCCCCACAGATCAACCCTGGGACCCAAATTAATCCTTCCAGGAGACTGTATGGTTCTTCTCTTTCAGTTGATGTTTCTCCAGAGAAATCTTACAGCCGCCCAACTCCTGTTGTTCTACCATCCAGTCGAATTGAAGTTCTTCCCATTGACATTGGTGCTGGGAGATATACAGGTAGTTCAGGGTcaccaaagaatggaaaattcATCCTTCCTCCAGTGGATTATTTACCAGAGAACAGAAAATGGTCAGAAGTTAGTTATACATACAGACCTGAGATGCATGGACAATCATGGACTCGAGATGCTAGCCGTAGCCACTTAAGCAATTTACCAAAATACTCAGCCTTTCAACACATACCTTTTCAGGACCATGGCCTTCCAGAAGTATCTGTAGATAGTCCAGTGAGGTATATAATTAACCCAGCTGTAGAAGATGCCAGTCCTCCTGGGTATCAATATGTAGGTCCCTCACCTCCAGCACATCGCTACAGAAATAGAGAGGGACTTTCTATTCAAGAGTCAGTGTTGCTGTGAGAGTTGGCTGTATTCACTGAAGACAAAAGAACAGTAACCATGTGATAGCCACATTGCTATGTTTATAGTTGCCAAAGCAGTATTTTATACTATTGTAAACAACTCGTGCAGTTCCAGTGTATGTCAGGAAGAGTGTGTGGAAGTGCTTTATCTCCATGTAGATGCTGCTGAGATGAGTGTTTAACTTGCATCGTCACGGAAACGTAATAGGAGATGAACCTGGAAACATAGCAATAGTTTTTAGGGATGCCCACACAgtgaggctttttattttgtttccttcataTCTTTCCTTCAGACCTGAATGTTTCACTCTGTTGATACATTCTGTTTTGACCACTGTCAGAAAGCATTGACACACCAGAGGAGATGTTCTGAAGGCTATCACTCATTTTTTAATAGGTGTGACATACACCTGTGCATACAGATTTTGATCACAGAActtagaaatgttttttaaaactatctttaaCCTAGATCCATGGCATAACCGTGTTTCCCCCCTTATCTTTCTACCCATCCTGCCCTGGTCATATTTCAGCATAGGTTCTAAACTGAAACTGACTAAAAAAATTGTCCTTACTTTATGAATCCTACATCTCACAGAATGTCATTCTCCTTCTGTTACTGCCATTGTATCCTTACCTGAAAATTAAAGACACTGGGGAGAAAGGCTAACCACTTATGGTGCTAAAAATGTGGGTCAGTTAGCTTGAGGGTGTGGCTGTGGCACAGGCTCACTGTGTCCTCTCACCTCCAGCTGTCTCAGTGCCCTGTGCCCTTGGCTCTGGTCTTGACGGATGCAGGACACTGACCGCAGAAGGAGTTGGAAGTCACAGTCCTTGCAGCACTCTGGGCAGTGGAAGGTTGGTTTTCAGGTTCATTTGAAAGCAGCGTTAGCCAGACTGCTATTCCTcgctctgcttcagtttctcagAGCCCCAGGAGAACCGCTCACATGGGCTTCTTCAGACACTCATTCTTTACTGCGTATAGTGGATGGGTATTGCTACACTTACTGGGCCATTACATTATCCTGGTCAAAATTGTGAAAAATACCCTAATAAGCATCTAGAATTTtgatctttgtaaaaaaaaatagtatgtttCATAGTTTTTGATAAATAATTGAGGTTCATggtttaaaacaattaaaatatgctATTGTACACTACTGTCACCACGACATAGACAACATGGTGGGGTCCTTAAGAGAGGGTGCTCTGTGTGGAGGCTTGTCTCATTGTTCCCTTCTTGTATCTGAATCAGAAAGGAGAAAGTCCAACAGTGATTGTCCCCTTCCTCCATGTTGGGGATATAAGCATTTGAGGTACAAGAATATGTCTTAAGATGAAAGCAACATTTGTTTAGCTAGTGAACGTgacaatatttttaatgtatataatgATCTTAATGTAATTAATCAATGTGGTAATGATGTTAGGTGTGGAAACAGATGCAGCATATTAAAGGTGACACCACACTGAAACCCCAACCCCTGACAAAATAACCAGGCTCTTGATTTAGATCATGTGGAAGGTGAGAAATAAATGTATAGAAATGTAGCTGAGGATATTAATTACAGTTCTTAAAGTGTGACTTTGTGGCTTACAAGGAACCAAGCTGTACAATTTAGTTTATGATGGCAGCATCTATGCCTCTCCAGAAAGTATATATCATAGTGGTAAATaatgtagaatatatatataaatgcaatatatatatatatacacacacactattttcttATGTCATTTATGGCATTTTTTATCTGTATACTTTTTGATGTGATTGTTTTTAACATGCTAAAAGTAATATGCATATTTTGTTCTGTGTCTTCTCTGTGCCGTTTTCACGTGGCAAGTGCTTTGTTCTGGTGCTTGCAGGGCCAGCAGATGTCTTCTGTGCTTCCCCACGGTGTTTTACATGCGTTGCAGTTCAGCTTTCATCTCCAGTGACACCATGTTTAGAACCACATCATCTTCCCTTGGTTGAAGTATTATTAAAGGCAATAAGGTCTTCCCCACTATAAAATGTATCTCTGTTGGTTTTTAAGTagcaaattttaatttaaaattattttgccactatacagttttattatttaaaattttttttaaataaaagaaatgataagAGGAAAAATATTGACAAAGTGATTCAAAATGTATGTATAGAATACATTTGCTGAGGGCATTCTGGGCCTGGTAGccagttttgttttgtaactGCATGCCCGTAGTGTATTTGTCAAGGGTGAGTCTTCATGATCTTTATTCAGCAAAATGAGTGAGCCTTTGGGCACGGTTGTAGGTTTCCTGAGAATGAGCCCTGCTGATCTTTAGACCTAACTAGTGAACTTAAGTTTTCGTTTTTgccaggttttgtttgtttgtttgtttgttttgttttgtttttcctgctcaAATCTCACCCCAGACCACTTAAATCATATCTTGGGTAGGTATCGGCTAACTGTATTTCCTTCATGTCTTAATGCTTTTAGCTTGAAACTCTCTTTAAGAAAAATGCCTACGAAGTTGTCTTATgtttctgttgtgggatattgtggtttgttgtttttgttttttgagacagtcttgctatgcATCCCTGCTTGTTCTGAAACTGTataccaggctaaccttgaagtTGAGATGGTCTTCCTGcattagcctcccaagtgctgaggtcacaGACATGGCCCTCCATCTTACTCAGCACAGGAGTTTTGtagtgtgggttttgttttgaatggTGAGGGTTGAACCCTTGGTCTCAAATGCAAACACTACAGGTGAATTAGCTTTTAAAATTCTCTGAGGTCAGAAGTTTCACAGTTTAAGAAGTGGTGTCAGGAAAATTAGGAAAAGTCCGCTGGCCACAGCATTATCCGCTGTCTGTGAATTTATGACACAGCTGACTAACTTCAAGGAAGGAGGTTCACTTCCTGACTGATTCTTTACACCACTCCTTCAAAATAGAGCCTTAAGGTTGCCATTTTCCTTCAGTGGTCTACTTTTCTTAGCCCCAGCTATTTAAAGATCTAAGCGAGGAGAAAACCGTGGTCCAGCTTCATTTGACCAGTCAACATTTTGAGCAGCTAGAACTCACAGGGGCTGTTTCACACTTGAGAACATGAAAGGATTGTTTTGAGTGCACAGATAATTATGAACAGTTACCATCTTAATGGTCTTACTAAATCTTATAATGTGTGAGCATGGAATATCTGTCTGTTCTGAGTAGTAATCGCAGTGTTCTGTGGGattggtgaggttttttttttttttttttactagaattTCATTTCTAAAGCTCTTGGTGTTTTATTCTGTGCCATCAAAGCTGTTCTCTTCAGACCCTGTTCCCTGAAACCTGCTCTACCACGGAAGGAGAGGAGGGGTCAGGGCTGCCTTATAGTCCTAGGGTGTTGGGGGAGTTGGAAAGTTGGGGCCAGCAGCCCTTCAAAAGAATCGAGTCAGTTTCAGTTCAGTGACAGAGCAACTTCTGTTGTGACATGTGGGATTTGGGGGTTGATAGTTGTCATCATCTGATAGACATGTGGTTATTCCAGAGAAAAGTGGGACTTTGCCAGTATAGGGGAACAAAAGTTACCAGAGAGTACCTGCCACAGAGAAGCTGATCAAGCAAAGCTGTCACCCACAAAGTAGAGTTATCTGTGAGAAATGGCAGTAGTGCTCTGTTCCCCTGTTAGTCGGACCATGTGGGCTGGAGACTGTTAGATCTGCATGATAGGCTGGGTTTGCTGTTCAGCGGTTGTGTGACATTGGGCAGttcccattcccttttctgtgttCATTATCAGCTATAACATATGGGCAT is a window of Chionomys nivalis chromosome 13, mChiNiv1.1, whole genome shotgun sequence DNA encoding:
- the Usp6nl gene encoding USP6 N-terminal-like protein isoform X2, whose translation is MTEGERVRKLSLGKMLIILFTKSLIDLAFYSKSHSEEELPYHNAAADRQKQLEIERTTKWLKMLKGWEKYKNTEKFHRRIYKGIPLQLRGEVWALLLEIPKMKEETKDLYSKLKHRARGCSPDIRQIDLDVNRTFRNHIMFRDRYGVKQQSLFHVLAAYSIYNTEVGYCQGMSQITALLLMYMNEEDAFWALVKLFSGPKHAMHGFFVQGFPKLLRFQEHHEKILNKFLSKLKQHLDSQEIYTSFYTMKWFFQCFLDRTPFTLNLRIWDIYIFEGERILTAMSYTILKLHRKHLMRLSMEELVEFLQETLAKDFFFEDDFVIEQLQVSMSELKRAKLDLPEPGKEEEYPKKPLGQLAPESNSACISQLSNGQRSVGRPSPQLSSRGESGSPHKKHEHSPAHHSRTSTPERVRPPRRKSVDDDSKHLKPSSGPQDSSRHYNHAAANQNSNAISNIRKEFMPKWKKPSDASVIERTAKYAIEGRSHSAYPTPTVAIPGSAETRMSNSRQKMKYFDGSDGKRGSNASQYDNVPGGENENGASVEEAPERTHPHNPRKHTEPNSSPSKVSNKFTLKVQPPSHVRYPSQLEGEEHRAAYPPSYSNPPGYHGNSPKHIPVAQSSFVSPQINPGTQINPSRRLYGSSLSVDVSPEKSYSRPTPVVLPSSRIEVLPIDIGAGRYTGSSGSPKNGKFILPPVDYLPENRKWSEVSYTYRPEMHGQSWTRDASRSHLSNLPKYSAFQHIPFQDHGLPEVSVDSPVRYIINPAVEDASPPGYQYVGPSPPAHRYRNREGLSIQESVLL
- the Usp6nl gene encoding USP6 N-terminal-like protein isoform X1 encodes the protein MNSDQDVAIKLAQERAEIVAKYDRGREGAEIEPWEDADYLVYKVTDRFGFLHEEELPYHNAAADRQKQLEIERTTKWLKMLKGWEKYKNTEKFHRRIYKGIPLQLRGEVWALLLEIPKMKEETKDLYSKLKHRARGCSPDIRQIDLDVNRTFRNHIMFRDRYGVKQQSLFHVLAAYSIYNTEVGYCQGMSQITALLLMYMNEEDAFWALVKLFSGPKHAMHGFFVQGFPKLLRFQEHHEKILNKFLSKLKQHLDSQEIYTSFYTMKWFFQCFLDRTPFTLNLRIWDIYIFEGERILTAMSYTILKLHRKHLMRLSMEELVEFLQETLAKDFFFEDDFVIEQLQVSMSELKRAKLDLPEPGKEEEYPKKPLGQLAPESNSACISQLSNGQRSVGRPSPQLSSRGESGSPHKKHEHSPAHHSRTSTPERVRPPRRKSVDDDSKHLKPSSGPQDSSRHYNHAAANQNSNAISNIRKEFMPKWKKPSDASVIERTAKYAIEGRSHSAYPTPTVAIPGSAETRMSNSRQKMKYFDGSDGKRGSNASQYDNVPGGENENGASVEEAPERTHPHNPRKHTEPNSSPSKVSNKFTLKVQPPSHVRYPSQLEGEEHRAAYPPSYSNPPGYHGNSPKHIPVAQSSFVSPQINPGTQINPSRRLYGSSLSVDVSPEKSYSRPTPVVLPSSRIEVLPIDIGAGRYTGSSGSPKNGKFILPPVDYLPENRKWSEVSYTYRPEMHGQSWTRDASRSHLSNLPKYSAFQHIPFQDHGLPEVSVDSPVRYIINPAVEDASPPGYQYVGPSPPAHRYRNREGLSIQESVLL